A genomic stretch from Bradyrhizobium sp. 195 includes:
- a CDS encoding FadR/GntR family transcriptional regulator, protein MPLEAVEARRLYRQVADQLRSLIDSGEYAVGSRLPTERELAEQLKVSRPTVREALIALEVEGRLRIRVGSGIYVIEPASVAAPAPASVIEGPFELLRAREFLESAIAEDAARVATKDDIARIDASLLAMEKVEHPGEASMVHDRAFHVAIAGSLGNAVLVRVVGELFDQRLNPYFAQLAHYFESPGTWRTALDEHRAVREAIAAHDPQAAREAMREHLARSQERFAQNFGAETVGGSSSGRSRTARPAAKPPKPKHAPKKRAAGSGARRR, encoded by the coding sequence GTGCCGCTGGAAGCTGTGGAGGCGAGACGGCTTTATCGCCAGGTCGCCGATCAATTGCGAAGCCTGATCGACAGCGGCGAGTACGCGGTCGGTAGCCGCTTGCCGACCGAGCGCGAGCTCGCCGAGCAGCTCAAGGTCTCCAGGCCGACGGTGCGCGAAGCCCTGATCGCGCTCGAGGTCGAGGGGCGCCTGCGCATCCGCGTCGGTTCCGGCATCTATGTGATCGAGCCCGCTTCCGTTGCTGCGCCCGCGCCAGCCTCCGTCATCGAGGGCCCGTTCGAGCTGCTGCGCGCCCGTGAATTCCTCGAAAGCGCCATCGCCGAAGACGCCGCGCGCGTCGCGACCAAGGACGACATCGCCCGCATCGATGCCTCGCTTCTGGCGATGGAGAAGGTCGAGCATCCCGGCGAAGCTTCGATGGTTCACGACCGCGCGTTCCACGTCGCGATCGCCGGCAGCCTTGGCAATGCCGTTTTGGTGCGCGTGGTCGGCGAACTGTTCGACCAGCGTCTCAATCCCTATTTCGCGCAGCTTGCGCATTATTTCGAGAGCCCGGGCACCTGGCGCACGGCGCTCGACGAGCATCGCGCCGTGCGCGAGGCGATCGCGGCGCACGATCCGCAAGCCGCGCGCGAGGCGATGCGTGAACATCTGGCGCGCTCGCAGGAGCGCTTCGCGCAGAATTTCGGCGCGGAGACCGTTGGAGGATCGTCGTCGGGACGCAGCCGCACGGCGCGACCCGCGGCCAAGCCGCCGAAACCGAAGCACGCGCCGAAGAAGCGGGCCGCGGGCAGCGGCGCGCGGCGGCGATGA
- a CDS encoding sialic acid TRAP transporter substrate-binding protein SiaP, translating into MTIAAVVSAATLLAATSASMAQTKLKWAHVYETSEPFHTASVWAAQEIGKRTNGRYAIDVYPASQLGKEADINQGLSLGSVDIIISGSSFAAKSFPPIGVTYYPYTFRDADHLLAYTKSDIFKELAKGYEDKSGHHIVAVTYYGVRQTSSNKPIKTCADMKGLKMRVPDVPAYLAMPRACGANTAPIAFAEVYLALQNGTVEAQENPLTTIEAKKFYEVQKHIVLTGHIVDHLNTVIAGALWKKLSDEDKKIFTDVAQEASAKATGEIKQNEAKLVAFFKDKGLSVTEVDKNEFRDTVLKNVAFETFGYRKADWEKIQAVK; encoded by the coding sequence ATGACGATTGCAGCAGTGGTCTCCGCCGCTACGCTGCTGGCTGCAACAAGCGCCAGCATGGCGCAGACCAAGCTCAAATGGGCCCATGTCTACGAGACCTCGGAGCCGTTCCACACCGCCTCGGTCTGGGCCGCTCAGGAGATCGGCAAGCGCACCAACGGGCGCTATGCGATCGACGTCTATCCGGCCTCCCAGCTCGGCAAGGAAGCCGACATCAACCAGGGCCTGTCGCTCGGTTCGGTCGACATCATCATTTCCGGCTCCAGCTTCGCGGCCAAGAGCTTCCCGCCGATCGGCGTGACCTACTATCCCTATACGTTCCGCGATGCCGATCATCTGCTCGCCTACACCAAGAGCGACATCTTCAAGGAGCTCGCCAAGGGCTACGAGGACAAGAGCGGCCACCACATCGTCGCGGTGACCTATTACGGCGTGCGCCAGACCTCGTCGAACAAGCCGATCAAGACCTGCGCCGACATGAAGGGCCTGAAGATGCGCGTGCCCGACGTGCCGGCCTACCTCGCGATGCCGCGCGCCTGCGGCGCCAACACCGCGCCGATCGCCTTCGCCGAAGTCTATCTCGCGCTCCAGAACGGCACCGTCGAGGCGCAGGAGAACCCGCTGACCACGATCGAGGCCAAGAAGTTCTACGAGGTGCAGAAGCACATCGTGCTGACCGGCCATATCGTCGATCACCTCAACACCGTGATCGCCGGCGCGCTGTGGAAGAAGCTCTCTGACGAGGACAAGAAGATCTTCACCGACGTGGCGCAGGAGGCTTCCGCCAAGGCCACCGGCGAGATCAAGCAGAACGAGGCCAAGCTGGTCGCCTTCTTCAAGGACAAGGGCCTGAGCGTCACCGAGGTCGACAAGAACGAGTTCCGCGACACCGTGCTGAAGAACGTCGCGTTCGAGACCTTTGGCTATCGCAAGGCCGACTGGGAAAAGATCCAGGCGGTTAAATAG
- a CDS encoding TRAP transporter small permease translates to MSTAEIHRQITADEIAHTFEEEATPKVDLGVYAFEDWVALAIFWVMALAVFLQFFTRYVLNDSYAWTEEIATYCLIGVVFIGSSMCVRLSRHIQVDLVYRYLPHLVARALSTMIDLIRIAFFGYAIKLVWVYIQIIGDEQMTTINLPKDYVYYAVLLGFVLMFARSVQVAIQNWRQGYSVLERPGAYDGSEG, encoded by the coding sequence ATGTCGACCGCCGAAATACACCGGCAGATCACCGCGGACGAAATCGCCCATACGTTCGAGGAGGAGGCGACGCCGAAGGTCGATCTAGGCGTCTACGCGTTCGAGGATTGGGTGGCGCTCGCGATTTTCTGGGTGATGGCGCTCGCCGTCTTCCTCCAGTTCTTCACCCGCTATGTGCTCAACGACAGCTACGCCTGGACCGAGGAGATCGCGACCTATTGCCTGATCGGCGTGGTCTTCATCGGCTCCTCGATGTGCGTGCGGCTCTCGCGGCACATCCAGGTCGACCTCGTCTACCGCTACCTGCCGCACCTCGTGGCGCGGGCACTGTCGACAATGATCGACCTGATCCGGATCGCCTTCTTCGGCTACGCCATCAAGCTGGTCTGGGTCTACATCCAGATCATCGGTGACGAGCAGATGACCACGATCAATCTTCCCAAGGACTACGTCTATTACGCCGTGCTGCTCGGCTTCGTGCTGATGTTCGCACGCTCCGTGCAGGTGGCCATCCAGAACTGGCGGCAGGGCTACTCGGTCCTCGAACGTCCCGGTGCCTACGACGGATCGGAAGGATAA
- a CDS encoding nuclear transport factor 2 family protein, with protein sequence MAKDSKIIAANAAFYAAFSTGDFDGMERMWADDDAISCIHPGWPAIIGRATVIGSWRDILQNPERPQIVCAEPQAIIDGDSGRVLCIEIVDGTALAAANHFRRVGDDWRLVHHQSSPIAQIVEQEEDDRASHRVH encoded by the coding sequence ATGGCAAAGGACAGCAAGATCATCGCCGCCAACGCGGCCTTCTACGCCGCGTTTTCGACCGGCGACTTCGACGGCATGGAACGGATGTGGGCGGACGACGACGCCATTTCCTGCATCCATCCCGGCTGGCCGGCCATCATCGGGCGCGCCACCGTGATCGGGAGCTGGCGCGACATCCTGCAAAATCCGGAGCGGCCGCAGATCGTCTGCGCCGAGCCGCAGGCGATCATCGACGGCGACAGCGGCCGCGTGCTCTGCATCGAGATCGTCGACGGCACCGCCTTGGCGGCCGCCAACCATTTCCGCCGCGTCGGGGACGACTGGCGCCTGGTGCATCACCAGTCGAGCCCGATCGCGCAGATTGTCGAACAGGAAGAGGACGATAGAGCGAGCCACCGGGTCCACTGA
- a CDS encoding TRAP transporter large permease: MLLLLGGFLVLMLLGVPVAIAMAASSLLYILVSGVTPDVTLAQRMIAGVESFPLLAVPFFILAGNLMNIAGVTGRIYKFAVALVGWMRGGLGHVNIIGSVIFSGMSGTAIADAAGLGTIEIKAMKDHGYSTEFSVGVTAASATLGPIIPPSLPFVIYGMMANVSIGALFLGGVIPGVVLTLFMMATVTYFAHKNKWGSDTPFSWPQLGSAGLEILIVLSFPMAIWLMVMAGMSVNTAVVIGLGTLLVIDWYFDFSAVMALMAPVILIGGMTLGWFTPTEAAVAAVIWSLFLGLVRYRTMTFKTVAKATFDTIETTASVLFIVTAASIFAWLLTVSQAAQMLSDWMLSITHNKWVFLALANVLILFVGCFIDTTAAITILVPILLPIVLKLGIDPIHFGLIMTLNLMIGLLHPPLGMVLFVLARVAKLSVERTTVAILPWLVPLMLALIAITYIPELTLWLPKYMGLSK; the protein is encoded by the coding sequence ATGTTGCTGTTGCTCGGAGGCTTCCTCGTCCTGATGCTGCTCGGCGTGCCCGTGGCGATCGCCATGGCCGCGTCGTCGCTGCTCTACATCCTGGTCAGCGGCGTGACGCCCGACGTCACCCTGGCGCAGCGCATGATCGCCGGCGTCGAGAGCTTTCCGCTGCTCGCCGTGCCGTTCTTCATCCTGGCCGGCAATCTCATGAACATCGCCGGCGTCACCGGCCGCATCTACAAGTTCGCGGTCGCGCTGGTGGGGTGGATGCGCGGCGGTCTCGGCCACGTCAACATCATCGGCTCGGTGATCTTCTCCGGCATGTCCGGGACCGCGATCGCGGACGCCGCCGGCCTCGGCACCATCGAGATCAAGGCGATGAAGGACCACGGCTACTCCACCGAGTTCTCGGTCGGTGTCACCGCGGCCTCGGCGACGCTCGGGCCGATCATCCCGCCGTCGCTGCCCTTCGTGATCTACGGCATGATGGCGAACGTCTCGATCGGCGCGCTGTTCCTCGGCGGCGTCATTCCCGGCGTCGTTCTGACGCTGTTCATGATGGCGACGGTCACCTACTTCGCGCACAAGAACAAATGGGGCAGCGACACCCCGTTCTCGTGGCCGCAGCTCGGCTCGGCCGGGCTCGAGATCCTCATCGTGCTGTCTTTCCCGATGGCGATCTGGCTGATGGTAATGGCCGGCATGTCGGTCAACACGGCTGTGGTCATCGGCCTCGGCACGCTGCTCGTGATCGACTGGTACTTCGACTTCTCCGCGGTGATGGCGCTGATGGCGCCGGTGATCCTGATCGGCGGCATGACGCTCGGCTGGTTCACGCCGACCGAAGCCGCCGTCGCCGCCGTGATCTGGTCGCTGTTCCTCGGCCTCGTGCGCTACCGCACCATGACGTTCAAGACGGTCGCCAAGGCGACCTTCGACACCATCGAGACCACGGCCTCGGTGCTGTTCATCGTCACCGCCGCCTCGATTTTCGCCTGGCTGCTGACGGTGTCGCAGGCAGCCCAGATGCTGTCGGACTGGATGCTCAGCATCACCCACAACAAATGGGTGTTCCTGGCGCTGGCCAACGTGCTGATCCTGTTCGTCGGCTGCTTCATCGACACCACGGCGGCGATCACCATTCTGGTGCCGATCCTGCTGCCGATCGTGCTCAAGCTCGGCATCGATCCGATCCACTTCGGCCTGATCATGACGCTGAACCTGATGATCGGCCTGTTGCATCCGCCGCTTGGGATGGTGCTGTTCGTGCTCGCCCGCGTGGCAAAACTCTCGGTCGAGCGCACGACGGTCGCGATCCTGCCCTGGCTGGTGCCGCTGATGCT
- a CDS encoding mannitol dehydrogenase family protein encodes MRPGSTRLGRANLDRLPAGIRRPAYDRSRTTPGIVHLGLGAFHRAHQAVIIDDCLAVGATSWGIIGASLRSPDTRDALAPQDHLYTVATRAAEGTEHRIIGALLDSVVARENPAALVERMADPAIRIVSLTVTEKGYCHTPQTGDLDERHPDIVHDLNNFDAPRSAPGFIVAALARRRAQGLSPFTVLCCDNLAANGHTVQRIVTQFAALRSKDLGKWIADNAAFPSTMVDRIVPETTDSDRDAVSSALGMRDAWPVMTEPFTQWVVEDRFTAGRPDLAAAGVELVSDVKPFELMKLRLLNASHSALAYLGYLSGYETIADTMQDSHFARLAAQVMEDAAVTLTMPDGTDLAAYRASLLKRFANPALHHRTWQIAMDGSQKLPQRLLGAMQDRLRKDLPIATHALAVAGWMRYVTATDEQGRAIDVRDPLAADFAVLAREAGPVAERLAPALLGIEKVFGPLGSEPRLREAVTAALGQLYQGGARRAVATLVSA; translated from the coding sequence ATGCGCCCAGGTTCAACGCGCCTTGGCCGCGCCAATCTCGACCGGCTGCCGGCCGGCATCCGCCGTCCGGCCTACGACCGTTCGCGCACCACGCCTGGCATCGTGCACCTCGGCTTGGGAGCCTTTCATCGCGCGCATCAGGCCGTCATCATTGACGATTGCCTCGCCGTCGGGGCGACGTCATGGGGCATCATCGGCGCCAGCCTGCGCAGCCCGGATACGCGCGACGCCCTCGCCCCGCAGGATCATCTCTATACGGTCGCCACACGTGCCGCCGAAGGCACCGAGCACCGCATCATCGGCGCGCTGCTCGACAGCGTCGTCGCACGCGAAAACCCGGCGGCCCTGGTCGAGCGGATGGCCGATCCCGCCATTCGCATCGTCTCGCTCACGGTCACCGAGAAGGGCTATTGCCACACCCCGCAGACCGGCGATCTCGACGAGCGGCATCCCGACATCGTGCACGATCTCAACAATTTTGACGCGCCGCGCTCGGCGCCGGGCTTCATCGTTGCCGCGCTGGCGCGGCGGCGAGCGCAAGGACTTTCCCCCTTCACCGTGCTGTGCTGCGACAACCTCGCCGCCAACGGCCACACCGTGCAGCGCATCGTGACGCAGTTCGCCGCGCTGCGGTCGAAGGATCTCGGCAAGTGGATCGCAGACAATGCCGCCTTCCCCTCCACCATGGTCGACCGTATCGTGCCGGAGACGACGGATAGCGACCGCGATGCGGTCTCATCCGCACTCGGCATGCGCGACGCCTGGCCGGTGATGACCGAGCCTTTTACGCAATGGGTGGTCGAGGACCGCTTCACGGCGGGCCGGCCCGATCTCGCCGCAGCCGGCGTCGAGCTCGTCAGCGACGTCAAGCCGTTCGAGCTGATGAAGCTGCGGCTGCTCAACGCCAGCCATTCGGCGCTGGCCTATCTCGGCTATCTCTCGGGCTATGAGACCATCGCCGACACCATGCAGGATTCGCATTTCGCGCGCCTCGCCGCGCAGGTGATGGAGGACGCCGCGGTGACGCTGACGATGCCTGACGGCACCGACCTTGCCGCCTATCGCGCCTCGCTGCTGAAGCGGTTCGCCAATCCGGCGCTGCATCACCGCACCTGGCAGATCGCGATGGACGGCTCGCAGAAGCTTCCGCAGCGCCTGCTCGGCGCAATGCAGGATCGCCTGCGCAAGGATTTACCGATCGCCACCCATGCGCTCGCGGTGGCCGGCTGGATGCGCTACGTCACCGCAACAGACGAGCAGGGCCGCGCCATCGACGTGCGCGATCCGCTCGCCGCCGATTTCGCCGTGCTGGCGCGCGAGGCCGGACCCGTCGCCGAGCGGCTCGCGCCCGCGCTGCTCGGGATCGAGAAGGTGTTCGGGCCGCTCGGTTCCGAGCCGCGCCTGCGCGAGGCCGTGACCGCGGCGCTCGGCCAGCTCTATCAGGGTGGCGCGCGGCGGGCGGTGGCAACGCTCGTGTCGGCCTGA